Proteins encoded in a region of the Anopheles aquasalis chromosome 2, idAnoAquaMG_Q_19, whole genome shotgun sequence genome:
- the LOC126570304 gene encoding lipid storage droplets surface-binding protein 1 isoform X3, producing MVQRQLKRQHSGLPRMESLSRFGSIPVVETGIKTAGTVYTRVKTSNGLLTWGFETAESLAYALVDSLRPAVKMIEGPLHQLDSLMCKSLDLVEQRIPSMYLPPEMMFWNTREYMSDHLVKPVLTRANSMKKLGHTVLESRVSNYAANRIDGALVACDKYVDRYLPTEPQDQPDSPCASQTQTDDSNEMHVVQTFHRGQQLSRKLKRRLTFRTRQELSALKKQSTEAVHVVAYAAELIVTNPRLAFQRTVELWQYLSKDEPENQERPQTIEQLAVLVTREAVRRMVHLINFSASVVTRVPKAIRAQTRELLHHFLYATERLMKTVHLEKAKNATLSEASGLVHRIQHTYDDLQNQTNLALHGQLSLANIDRHDFIHWLLLKVERLAVFLSGRLEAEKITTSGNPRRRIQPLTASNPMNPNINGVY from the exons ATGG TGCAGCGCCAGTTAAAGCGCCAACATTCGGGCCTCCCTAGGATGGAGTCGCTATCCCGGTTCGGCAGCATTCCGGTAGTGGAAACGGGCATTAAAACAGCCGGAACCGTGTACACACGCGTGAAGACCAGCAACGGACTGCTGACCTGGGGCTTCGAAACGGCCGAATCGCTCGCCTACGCGTTGGTCGATTCGCTACGGCCAGCCGTCAAGATGATCGAGGGTCCGCTGCATCAACTCGACAGTTTAATGTGCAAAAGCCTGGATCTGGTTGAGCAAAGGATTCCGTCGATGTATCTACCTCCGGAAATG ATGTTCTGGAACACGCGTGAGTACATGTCCGATCATCTCGTGAAGCCAGTTCTAACACGAGCCAACTCCATGAAGAAGCTGGGCCACACGGTGCTAGAGTCGCGAGTATCCAACTACGCCGCCAACCGAATCGATGGAGCTTTGGTGGCGTGCGATAAGTACGTCGATCGCTACCTTCCGACCGAGCCACAGGATCAACCAGATT CACCGTGCGCCTCACAAACCCAAACAGATGATTCGAACGAGATGCACGTGGTGCAAACGTTCCACCGAGGCCAGCAACTGTCCCGCAAGCTCAAGCGACGTCTCACATTCCGCACGCGCCAGGAGCTGAGCGCACTGAAGAAGCAGAGCACGGAAGCGGTACATGTGGTGGCTTACGCCGCTGAACTGATCGTTACGAACCCACGGCTCGCCTTCCAGAGAACCGTTGAACTGTGGCAGTACCTCAGCAAGGACGAACCGGAAAACCAGGAACGTCCGCAAACGATTGAACAACTGGCCGTGCTGGTAACGCGCGAAGCGGTTCGCCGAATGGTGCACTTGATCAACTTCTCCGCTAGCGTTGTAACCCGCGTTCCGAAGGCTATCCGAGCACAGACCCGTGAACTGCTACATCATTTCCTGTACGCTACGGAACGCCTGATGAAAACGGTGCATCTGGAGAAGGCCAAAAATGCGACACTGTCGGAGGCGAGCGGATTGGTGCACAGAATTCAGCACACGTACGACGAtctgcaaaaccaaaccaatctGGCACTG CATGGTCAGCTATCGCTGGCGAACATTGATCGGCACGATTTTATCCATTGGCTTTTGTTGAAAGTG GAACGGCTGgctgttttcctttccggACGCTTGGAAGCAGAGAAAATCACCACGAGTGGAAACCCTCGTCGCCGCATCCAGCCGCTCACAGCCAGCAATCCGATGAATCCAAACATCAATGGCGTTTACTGA
- the LOC126570304 gene encoding lipid storage droplets surface-binding protein 1 isoform X4: MAAIRSTVFLLSVKFIVSVQRQLKRQHSGLPRMESLSRFGSIPVVETGIKTAGTVYTRVKTSNGLLTWGFETAESLAYALVDSLRPAVKMIEGPLHQLDSLMCKSLDLVEQRIPSMYLPPEMMFWNTREYMSDHLVKPVLTRANSMKKLGHTVLESRVSNYAANRIDGALVACDKYVDRYLPTEPQDQPDSPCASQTQTDDSNEMHVVQTFHRGQQLSRKLKRRLTFRTRQELSALKKQSTEAVHVVAYAAELIVTNPRLAFQRTVELWQYLSKDEPENQERPQTIEQLAVLVTREAVRRMVHLINFSASVVTRVPKAIRAQTRELLHHFLYATERLMKTVHLEKAKNATLSEASGLVHRIQHTYDDLQNQTNLALERLAVFLSGRLEAEKITTSGNPRRRIQPLTASNPMNPNINGVY; this comes from the exons ATGGCCGCTATCCGGAGCACGGTGTTTTTACTGTCGGTCAAATTCATCGTTTCAGTGCAGCGCCAGTTAAAGCGCCAACATTCGGGCCTCCCTAGGATGGAGTCGCTATCCCGGTTCGGCAGCATTCCGGTAGTGGAAACGGGCATTAAAACAGCCGGAACCGTGTACACACGCGTGAAGACCAGCAACGGACTGCTGACCTGGGGCTTCGAAACGGCCGAATCGCTCGCCTACGCGTTGGTCGATTCGCTACGGCCAGCCGTCAAGATGATCGAGGGTCCGCTGCATCAACTCGACAGTTTAATGTGCAAAAGCCTGGATCTGGTTGAGCAAAGGATTCCGTCGATGTATCTACCTCCGGAAATG ATGTTCTGGAACACGCGTGAGTACATGTCCGATCATCTCGTGAAGCCAGTTCTAACACGAGCCAACTCCATGAAGAAGCTGGGCCACACGGTGCTAGAGTCGCGAGTATCCAACTACGCCGCCAACCGAATCGATGGAGCTTTGGTGGCGTGCGATAAGTACGTCGATCGCTACCTTCCGACCGAGCCACAGGATCAACCAGATT CACCGTGCGCCTCACAAACCCAAACAGATGATTCGAACGAGATGCACGTGGTGCAAACGTTCCACCGAGGCCAGCAACTGTCCCGCAAGCTCAAGCGACGTCTCACATTCCGCACGCGCCAGGAGCTGAGCGCACTGAAGAAGCAGAGCACGGAAGCGGTACATGTGGTGGCTTACGCCGCTGAACTGATCGTTACGAACCCACGGCTCGCCTTCCAGAGAACCGTTGAACTGTGGCAGTACCTCAGCAAGGACGAACCGGAAAACCAGGAACGTCCGCAAACGATTGAACAACTGGCCGTGCTGGTAACGCGCGAAGCGGTTCGCCGAATGGTGCACTTGATCAACTTCTCCGCTAGCGTTGTAACCCGCGTTCCGAAGGCTATCCGAGCACAGACCCGTGAACTGCTACATCATTTCCTGTACGCTACGGAACGCCTGATGAAAACGGTGCATCTGGAGAAGGCCAAAAATGCGACACTGTCGGAGGCGAGCGGATTGGTGCACAGAATTCAGCACACGTACGACGAtctgcaaaaccaaaccaatctGGCACTG GAACGGCTGgctgttttcctttccggACGCTTGGAAGCAGAGAAAATCACCACGAGTGGAAACCCTCGTCGCCGCATCCAGCCGCTCACAGCCAGCAATCCGATGAATCCAAACATCAATGGCGTTTACTGA
- the LOC126570304 gene encoding lipid storage droplets surface-binding protein 1 isoform X2, giving the protein MAAIRSTVFLLSVKFIVSVQRQLKRQHSGLPRMESLSRFGSIPVVETGIKTAGTVYTRVKTSNGLLTWGFETAESLAYALVDSLRPAVKMIEGPLHQLDSLMCKSLDLVEQRIPSMYLPPEMMFWNTREYMSDHLVKPVLTRANSMKKLGHTVLESRVSNYAANRIDGALVACDKYVDRYLPTEPQDQPDYDSNEMHVVQTFHRGQQLSRKLKRRLTFRTRQELSALKKQSTEAVHVVAYAAELIVTNPRLAFQRTVELWQYLSKDEPENQERPQTIEQLAVLVTREAVRRMVHLINFSASVVTRVPKAIRAQTRELLHHFLYATERLMKTVHLEKAKNATLSEASGLVHRIQHTYDDLQNQTNLALHGQLSLANIDRHDFIHWLLLKVERLAVFLSGRLEAEKITTSGNPRRRIQPLTASNPMNPNINGVY; this is encoded by the exons ATGGCCGCTATCCGGAGCACGGTGTTTTTACTGTCGGTCAAATTCATCGTTTCAGTGCAGCGCCAGTTAAAGCGCCAACATTCGGGCCTCCCTAGGATGGAGTCGCTATCCCGGTTCGGCAGCATTCCGGTAGTGGAAACGGGCATTAAAACAGCCGGAACCGTGTACACACGCGTGAAGACCAGCAACGGACTGCTGACCTGGGGCTTCGAAACGGCCGAATCGCTCGCCTACGCGTTGGTCGATTCGCTACGGCCAGCCGTCAAGATGATCGAGGGTCCGCTGCATCAACTCGACAGTTTAATGTGCAAAAGCCTGGATCTGGTTGAGCAAAGGATTCCGTCGATGTATCTACCTCCGGAAATG ATGTTCTGGAACACGCGTGAGTACATGTCCGATCATCTCGTGAAGCCAGTTCTAACACGAGCCAACTCCATGAAGAAGCTGGGCCACACGGTGCTAGAGTCGCGAGTATCCAACTACGCCGCCAACCGAATCGATGGAGCTTTGGTGGCGTGCGATAAGTACGTCGATCGCTACCTTCCGACCGAGCCACAGGATCAACCAGATT ATGATTCGAACGAGATGCACGTGGTGCAAACGTTCCACCGAGGCCAGCAACTGTCCCGCAAGCTCAAGCGACGTCTCACATTCCGCACGCGCCAGGAGCTGAGCGCACTGAAGAAGCAGAGCACGGAAGCGGTACATGTGGTGGCTTACGCCGCTGAACTGATCGTTACGAACCCACGGCTCGCCTTCCAGAGAACCGTTGAACTGTGGCAGTACCTCAGCAAGGACGAACCGGAAAACCAGGAACGTCCGCAAACGATTGAACAACTGGCCGTGCTGGTAACGCGCGAAGCGGTTCGCCGAATGGTGCACTTGATCAACTTCTCCGCTAGCGTTGTAACCCGCGTTCCGAAGGCTATCCGAGCACAGACCCGTGAACTGCTACATCATTTCCTGTACGCTACGGAACGCCTGATGAAAACGGTGCATCTGGAGAAGGCCAAAAATGCGACACTGTCGGAGGCGAGCGGATTGGTGCACAGAATTCAGCACACGTACGACGAtctgcaaaaccaaaccaatctGGCACTG CATGGTCAGCTATCGCTGGCGAACATTGATCGGCACGATTTTATCCATTGGCTTTTGTTGAAAGTG GAACGGCTGgctgttttcctttccggACGCTTGGAAGCAGAGAAAATCACCACGAGTGGAAACCCTCGTCGCCGCATCCAGCCGCTCACAGCCAGCAATCCGATGAATCCAAACATCAATGGCGTTTACTGA
- the LOC126581511 gene encoding NADH dehydrogenase [ubiquinone] 1 subunit C2, with translation MYGGKTPLELLSGTTSKTWLDDKWAPGVGGLFGFLGACYVNYGTGRPLLSGIQKHIAAMIAVGTLATMANKWRDSYLAEKDATLRHYIELHPEDFPTPERKKFADLLEYWQPIR, from the exons ATGTACGGCGGAAAAACTCCTCTCGAGCTGCTGTCGGGCACGACCTCGAAAACCTGGCTCGACGATAAGTGGGCCCCCGGTGTCGGCGGATTGTTCGGGTTTCTGGGCGCTTGCTACGTGAACTATGGCACCGGACGGCCACTGCTTAGCG GAATTCAAAAGCACATCGCGGCGATGATTGCCGTCGGTACGCTAGCAACGATGGCCAACAAGTGGCGAGATTCATACTTGGCCGAAAAGGATGCCACCCTTCGTCACTACATCGAGCTGCATCCCGAAGACTTCCCCACACCGG AACGCAAAAAGTTTGCCGATTTGCTCGAGTACTGGCAGCCGATTCGTTAA
- the LOC126570304 gene encoding lipid storage droplets surface-binding protein 1 isoform X1 — MAAIRSTVFLLSVKFIVSVQRQLKRQHSGLPRMESLSRFGSIPVVETGIKTAGTVYTRVKTSNGLLTWGFETAESLAYALVDSLRPAVKMIEGPLHQLDSLMCKSLDLVEQRIPSMYLPPEMMFWNTREYMSDHLVKPVLTRANSMKKLGHTVLESRVSNYAANRIDGALVACDKYVDRYLPTEPQDQPDSPCASQTQTDDSNEMHVVQTFHRGQQLSRKLKRRLTFRTRQELSALKKQSTEAVHVVAYAAELIVTNPRLAFQRTVELWQYLSKDEPENQERPQTIEQLAVLVTREAVRRMVHLINFSASVVTRVPKAIRAQTRELLHHFLYATERLMKTVHLEKAKNATLSEASGLVHRIQHTYDDLQNQTNLALHGQLSLANIDRHDFIHWLLLKVERLAVFLSGRLEAEKITTSGNPRRRIQPLTASNPMNPNINGVY, encoded by the exons ATGGCCGCTATCCGGAGCACGGTGTTTTTACTGTCGGTCAAATTCATCGTTTCAGTGCAGCGCCAGTTAAAGCGCCAACATTCGGGCCTCCCTAGGATGGAGTCGCTATCCCGGTTCGGCAGCATTCCGGTAGTGGAAACGGGCATTAAAACAGCCGGAACCGTGTACACACGCGTGAAGACCAGCAACGGACTGCTGACCTGGGGCTTCGAAACGGCCGAATCGCTCGCCTACGCGTTGGTCGATTCGCTACGGCCAGCCGTCAAGATGATCGAGGGTCCGCTGCATCAACTCGACAGTTTAATGTGCAAAAGCCTGGATCTGGTTGAGCAAAGGATTCCGTCGATGTATCTACCTCCGGAAATG ATGTTCTGGAACACGCGTGAGTACATGTCCGATCATCTCGTGAAGCCAGTTCTAACACGAGCCAACTCCATGAAGAAGCTGGGCCACACGGTGCTAGAGTCGCGAGTATCCAACTACGCCGCCAACCGAATCGATGGAGCTTTGGTGGCGTGCGATAAGTACGTCGATCGCTACCTTCCGACCGAGCCACAGGATCAACCAGATT CACCGTGCGCCTCACAAACCCAAACAGATGATTCGAACGAGATGCACGTGGTGCAAACGTTCCACCGAGGCCAGCAACTGTCCCGCAAGCTCAAGCGACGTCTCACATTCCGCACGCGCCAGGAGCTGAGCGCACTGAAGAAGCAGAGCACGGAAGCGGTACATGTGGTGGCTTACGCCGCTGAACTGATCGTTACGAACCCACGGCTCGCCTTCCAGAGAACCGTTGAACTGTGGCAGTACCTCAGCAAGGACGAACCGGAAAACCAGGAACGTCCGCAAACGATTGAACAACTGGCCGTGCTGGTAACGCGCGAAGCGGTTCGCCGAATGGTGCACTTGATCAACTTCTCCGCTAGCGTTGTAACCCGCGTTCCGAAGGCTATCCGAGCACAGACCCGTGAACTGCTACATCATTTCCTGTACGCTACGGAACGCCTGATGAAAACGGTGCATCTGGAGAAGGCCAAAAATGCGACACTGTCGGAGGCGAGCGGATTGGTGCACAGAATTCAGCACACGTACGACGAtctgcaaaaccaaaccaatctGGCACTG CATGGTCAGCTATCGCTGGCGAACATTGATCGGCACGATTTTATCCATTGGCTTTTGTTGAAAGTG GAACGGCTGgctgttttcctttccggACGCTTGGAAGCAGAGAAAATCACCACGAGTGGAAACCCTCGTCGCCGCATCCAGCCGCTCACAGCCAGCAATCCGATGAATCCAAACATCAATGGCGTTTACTGA